A single genomic interval of Metasolibacillus fluoroglycofenilyticus harbors:
- a CDS encoding LytR/AlgR family response regulator transcription factor has product MRVAICEDDSYYQKLIVDSIRNYSLFQAPSISIACCTNEPSILLREMKEKQIDCYILDIELNSTTNGLDIAQAIREQDPLAHIIFITTYANYLTLTFKYKLAALDFIVKDTSSQIQTDITDALQAAFTKYRQFGTTNQDKWFQIKIGEKIKNIALTDIYYFETASQPHKVELHERNGCYSFYGTLKELDYLGEDFFRCHKSFLVHLKKIKEVNFKERRIVMENGSHCPIAFRSITALQRALKNSYS; this is encoded by the coding sequence ATGCGAGTAGCCATATGTGAAGATGATTCCTACTATCAAAAACTAATTGTAGATTCAATAAGAAATTATTCGTTATTTCAAGCGCCTAGTATTTCAATCGCATGTTGCACAAATGAGCCATCTATCTTATTGAGAGAGATGAAAGAAAAGCAAATCGATTGTTACATACTAGATATTGAGCTCAATAGTACGACAAATGGTTTAGATATTGCTCAAGCAATACGCGAGCAGGACCCACTTGCCCATATTATTTTTATTACAACTTATGCAAATTACTTAACTTTGACTTTTAAATATAAATTAGCTGCACTTGATTTTATTGTGAAAGATACATCATCCCAAATACAGACTGATATTACCGATGCATTGCAAGCAGCATTTACTAAATACAGGCAGTTCGGTACAACAAATCAAGATAAATGGTTTCAAATTAAAATTGGAGAAAAAATAAAAAATATAGCACTAACTGATATTTATTATTTCGAAACAGCCTCACAGCCACACAAAGTCGAACTTCACGAACGCAACGGCTGTTATTCATTTTATGGCACTTTAAAGGAGCTAGATTATTTGGGAGAGGATTTTTTCCGCTGTCACAAAAGCTTTTTAGTACATCTAAAAAAGATAAAGGAAGTTAATTTTAAAGAGCGTCGTATTGTCATGGAAAATGGAAGCCATTGCCCTATAGCCTTTCGTTCAATTACAGCTCTTCAAAGGGCATTAAAAAATAGTTATTCATAA
- a CDS encoding AEC family transporter, which translates to MTLFLIILPALVIFSIGFIAQKFIGFDIKSISAMSLYILSPCLAFRTFFTNDITLDYVYMMLAALALSFSLLVITYIVAKLSRANQSESSALILSSVFMNSGNYGAPVVLFALGPAGFDYAVIIMVLHSLLMNTLGIFFAALGGHGGGGHKQALQSVVRMPVLYAAILGMLCHYIGLELSAPFQDALNLVAEATIPIIMLVLGMQLAVISRKKVTYRFVVGASIIRMIASPIIAAFILSFLPLSDLAKTVFIIQAAMSSAANTTMLALKYDTEPDLVSFTTLVTTAISVISLPIVLYLVI; encoded by the coding sequence ATGACTTTATTTCTTATTATTTTGCCTGCACTCGTCATTTTTTCGATTGGCTTTATCGCTCAAAAGTTTATCGGATTTGATATTAAGTCGATTTCTGCGATGTCGCTATACATACTGTCCCCCTGCCTAGCATTTAGGACATTTTTCACAAACGATATAACATTGGACTATGTGTATATGATGCTAGCTGCACTTGCATTAAGCTTTTCATTATTAGTAATTACATACATCGTTGCAAAACTATCGCGGGCGAACCAATCTGAAAGCTCCGCACTCATCTTAAGTAGCGTTTTTATGAATAGCGGAAATTACGGGGCACCTGTTGTACTATTTGCACTTGGCCCAGCAGGCTTTGATTACGCGGTTATTATTATGGTGTTGCATTCTCTGTTAATGAATACGCTTGGGATTTTCTTTGCAGCACTTGGAGGACATGGGGGTGGGGGACATAAGCAAGCATTACAGAGTGTCGTTCGTATGCCTGTGCTGTATGCTGCAATACTAGGCATGCTCTGCCATTATATTGGCTTAGAGCTATCCGCTCCTTTTCAAGATGCACTTAACCTTGTAGCAGAAGCGACAATTCCTATTATTATGCTTGTACTAGGAATGCAGCTCGCAGTTATTTCACGTAAAAAGGTAACATATCGCTTCGTTGTAGGGGCAAGTATTATACGTATGATTGCCTCACCTATCATAGCCGCATTCATCTTATCATTTTTACCTTTAAGTGATTTGGCAAAAACCGTATTTATTATACAAGCGGCAATGTCCTCGGCAGCTAATACAACGATGCTTGCGCTTAAATACGATACAGAACCTGACCTCGTATCGTTTACAACACTTGTGACAACAGCAATTAGTGTTATTTCCTTACCTATTGTGTTGTATTTAGTAATTTAA
- a CDS encoding DUF2804 domain-containing protein: MRLIAEREVTVPTPLCDKKGNLNPAAIGFARRPLIDCNVTGHYLRKKKWNYWCVYGEDILFSATISHLDYAAVCFVYFLEYETQRYFEKTITVPLGTSVKMPTQVLESVQFVHDELNIRFTYNNGTTQLSVSIPDFDNEHLQADLTIQHPQHDESLNVVIPWSRQIFQFTAKHHTLPTSGTVQIGQRGYSFNTEECFAVLDYGRGVWPRKATWNWGMASQRIRGRRIGLNFGGQWTDGTGMTENAIFIDGKMTKIGEDVAFTYNRANFMQPWAIHSKSSNQVNLTFTPFFERIAKTDVKLVTSEVHQLVGYYHGTIALPDGKILTIQQMLGCIEEHVAKW; the protein is encoded by the coding sequence ATGAGGCTAATTGCAGAGCGTGAAGTGACGGTTCCAACACCATTGTGTGATAAAAAGGGAAATTTGAATCCTGCTGCAATTGGTTTTGCAAGAAGACCATTGATTGATTGTAATGTTACAGGTCATTATTTACGGAAGAAAAAATGGAATTACTGGTGTGTTTACGGTGAAGATATATTATTTTCAGCTACAATAAGCCATTTAGATTATGCGGCTGTTTGTTTTGTCTATTTTTTAGAATATGAAACACAGCGCTATTTTGAAAAAACAATAACAGTTCCGCTTGGTACTAGTGTAAAAATGCCAACACAAGTACTGGAATCTGTGCAATTTGTACATGACGAGCTAAATATTCGCTTTACTTATAACAATGGCACAACACAGCTCTCAGTTTCTATACCTGACTTTGATAATGAACATTTGCAGGCAGACTTAACGATTCAACATCCTCAGCATGATGAATCATTGAATGTTGTCATCCCCTGGAGCAGACAAATTTTCCAATTTACTGCCAAACATCATACATTACCTACTTCTGGTACAGTTCAAATCGGTCAACGGGGCTATTCTTTCAATACAGAGGAATGCTTTGCAGTGCTTGATTACGGACGCGGTGTGTGGCCGCGGAAAGCAACATGGAATTGGGGAATGGCTTCACAACGCATTCGAGGAAGACGTATTGGGCTGAATTTCGGCGGTCAATGGACAGATGGAACAGGAATGACAGAAAACGCAATTTTCATTGATGGTAAAATGACAAAAATCGGTGAGGATGTAGCCTTTACATATAATCGCGCTAATTTTATGCAGCCGTGGGCAATCCATTCTAAGTCAAGCAATCAAGTAAATTTAACATTTACACCTTTTTTTGAGCGAATAGCAAAAACAGACGTAAAATTAGTTACGTCTGAGGTACATCAGCTCGTAGGCTATTATCACGGAACAATTGCATTGCCTGATGGAAAAATATTAACAATTCAACAAATGTTAGGCTGCATTGAGGAACATGTGGCAAAATGGTAA
- a CDS encoding sensor histidine kinase, with translation MDSLFWVFSILNYFIVFGSLFYLLDIRPTAQAIAITLLFNVCIALHAIYFADYPWVALILSICLSSTYFFYITKQSIVFLHSVIVLLLSILVEYASLLLIESLQFSTTIHAALLIILFMLVLYCYKSFINKTLRQIPLPLKIELFLIFMAITTIIIFYVTVFIPSSEGNISFSLFNFSLLLCYFLFLFLTTQVMIQAVKKEAIIKQKELAQHSFYEYMTQLEQMNREIQQVQHDYSNILLAIRGYIENENIEGLKSYFEKVTSITQSPSIRSLQQLENIKLIELKGLLSSKIVKAHSLSININVEIPNSIKNLFIESIDLVRAIGILFDNAIEACTQHPMPQIQFAILPIASDQQIIILRNTTTQNYIDIKKLFEENYSTKRKNRGIGLYNIKQLLNHYPNVTLNTYVEEDWFVQEMLIERKELYASSHM, from the coding sequence ATGGACTCACTTTTTTGGGTTTTTAGTATATTAAATTACTTCATTGTATTTGGCTCTTTATTTTATTTATTAGATATTCGCCCCACTGCTCAGGCTATTGCTATTACTTTATTGTTCAATGTGTGCATTGCACTACATGCCATCTATTTTGCTGACTACCCTTGGGTTGCGTTAATTTTAAGCATTTGTTTGAGTAGCACTTACTTTTTTTATATAACGAAACAAAGCATCGTCTTTTTGCATAGTGTAATTGTTTTATTGTTATCTATTCTTGTGGAATATGCTAGCCTGCTGTTAATAGAGTCGCTTCAGTTCTCGACAACCATCCATGCAGCACTGCTCATTATATTATTTATGCTAGTGCTTTATTGTTATAAATCATTTATTAATAAGACATTACGGCAAATACCACTGCCATTAAAAATAGAGTTATTCTTAATTTTCATGGCAATAACAACAATCATTATATTTTATGTAACAGTCTTTATTCCTTCGAGTGAGGGAAATATATCATTCTCATTATTTAATTTTAGTCTGCTGCTTTGTTATTTTCTCTTTCTTTTTTTAACAACCCAAGTAATGATTCAAGCTGTTAAAAAAGAAGCGATTATAAAACAAAAGGAATTAGCACAGCATTCTTTCTACGAATATATGACTCAGTTGGAGCAAATGAATCGGGAAATTCAGCAAGTACAGCATGATTATTCTAATATACTATTAGCAATACGAGGCTATATAGAAAATGAAAATATAGAGGGGCTAAAATCTTATTTTGAAAAGGTCACTTCAATTACTCAATCTCCATCTATTCGTAGTCTACAACAACTTGAAAATATCAAATTAATTGAATTAAAAGGTCTTCTTAGTTCCAAAATTGTCAAAGCTCATAGCCTCTCAATTAATATCAATGTAGAAATACCTAACAGCATTAAAAACTTATTTATCGAATCAATCGATTTAGTAAGAGCAATTGGTATTTTATTTGATAACGCTATTGAGGCATGTACACAGCATCCTATGCCACAAATACAATTCGCTATTTTACCTATTGCTTCAGACCAACAAATAATTATTCTTCGAAACACAACGACTCAAAACTATATTGACATAAAAAAACTATTTGAAGAAAACTATTCAACTAAACGAAAAAATCGAGGCATAGGTTTATATAATATTAAGCAATTATTAAATCACTACCCGAACGTCACACTCAATACATATGTAGAGGAAGATTGGTTTGTGCAAGAAATGCTAATAGAGAGGAAGGAACTTTATGCGAGTAGCCATATGTGA
- a CDS encoding amidase domain-containing protein, whose product MRYNREQAVAYARMWWNGRNPAFPSFQDDCTNFVSQCLYAGGAPMRGAPNQSTGWWMLPEQGIWSFSWSVAHSLRWYLETSKEGLTATRVYSPTELEIGDVIAYDFSGDSRIDHTTIVTSIQGGIPYVHAHTSNSADRPYHYRDSTAATPNMRYYYFHIADVFS is encoded by the coding sequence ATGCGCTATAATCGTGAGCAAGCGGTCGCTTATGCAAGGATGTGGTGGAATGGGCGTAACCCCGCCTTTCCTTCATTTCAAGATGATTGTACAAATTTTGTATCACAATGTTTATATGCTGGGGGTGCACCGATGAGAGGCGCACCTAATCAATCAACAGGCTGGTGGATGCTACCTGAGCAAGGAATATGGAGTTTTAGTTGGTCTGTAGCTCATTCATTGCGTTGGTATTTAGAAACATCAAAAGAGGGGCTTACTGCAACACGTGTCTATTCACCTACAGAGCTTGAAATTGGAGATGTCATAGCCTACGACTTTTCCGGAGATAGCCGCATTGATCATACGACGATTGTCACGAGCATCCAAGGTGGTATTCCATATGTTCACGCGCACACATCAAATAGTGCAGATAGACCATATCATTACCGAGATTCAACAGCAGCTACTCCTAATATGCGTTACTATTACTTTCATATAGCAGATGTATTTTCGTGA
- a CDS encoding nitroreductase family protein, whose amino-acid sequence MTKALTVREAITTRRSIKKFNGQPVKREDLLSIIGDAAWAPNHGTREPWRLVVACEEQLPKLHELLRDLAIPKWQELSEETLAAQMQKFTLPGGYAFMIVPEDARQKERLEDYAAAASFLQNMQLLAWDKGIGSCWKTPGFLDMPKFREALNVKAGERVIAMLQLGYFDELPKAKERKPATDIVTIFGE is encoded by the coding sequence ATGACAAAAGCATTAACAGTACGAGAAGCCATTACAACTCGTCGTTCAATAAAAAAATTTAACGGGCAGCCTGTGAAGCGCGAAGATTTACTAAGCATCATTGGTGATGCGGCTTGGGCGCCAAACCATGGTACACGAGAACCTTGGCGTTTAGTAGTTGCATGCGAGGAACAATTACCAAAACTACATGAGCTTTTGCGCGACTTAGCGATACCAAAATGGCAAGAGCTGTCTGAAGAAACGTTAGCTGCACAAATGCAAAAATTCACTTTACCAGGTGGCTACGCATTTATGATTGTGCCTGAAGATGCGCGTCAAAAAGAGCGCTTAGAGGATTATGCTGCAGCCGCAAGCTTTTTGCAAAATATGCAGCTACTTGCATGGGATAAAGGCATCGGCTCATGCTGGAAAACGCCAGGCTTTTTAGATATGCCTAAATTCCGCGAAGCATTAAATGTAAAAGCGGGTGAACGCGTTATCGCTATGCTGCAATTAGGCTATTTTGATGAGCTGCCAAAGGCGAAGGAACGTAAGCCGGCTACTGATATTGTCACTATTTTTGGGGAATAA
- the ccsB gene encoding c-type cytochrome biogenesis protein CcsB — MNYLLLSSNTLLFSFLLLLIAIIPFGFATKTKHAISWRSALALTWLAFILQIIYFTCRWKAIGYAPVSNMYEFMTFFGIMLIGAVLLMSYLYKQWSIGFFAIPIALIILGYGSVFSNKAAPLIPSLQSHWLAVHVITVAASSAILSVAFITSVMYLLKTINTEAKTRGAKWLELVLFNLVVVVGFILISTFCRLFFSSQVIEFANKKGQIISATYTLPIIISNKAEVGLFALSASVDAQKLNTIIWSYLVGGLLYLIIRLTMRKALCEILKPFISRIDLRLLDEISHRSILIGFPLFSLGGLFFAMIWAQIAWGRYWGWDPKEVWALITWLFYAALLHLRLTKEWEGERTAWLAIIGFGLIVFNQVFVNLVIAGLHSYA; from the coding sequence ATGAATTACTTATTATTAAGCAGCAATACATTATTGTTTTCTTTTCTTTTATTGCTAATTGCCATTATTCCATTTGGCTTCGCGACAAAAACAAAACACGCTATAAGCTGGAGAAGTGCATTAGCATTAACATGGCTTGCTTTTATTTTACAAATAATATATTTCACATGTAGATGGAAGGCAATAGGATATGCTCCTGTAAGTAATATGTATGAATTTATGACGTTTTTCGGCATTATGTTAATAGGAGCCGTATTGCTAATGAGCTATCTTTATAAGCAATGGTCAATTGGTTTCTTTGCAATCCCGATTGCGCTCATAATTTTAGGCTATGGCAGTGTATTTTCAAATAAAGCTGCACCATTAATACCTAGCTTGCAAAGTCATTGGCTAGCAGTACATGTTATTACAGTAGCTGCTTCAAGTGCCATTTTATCTGTAGCCTTTATAACAAGTGTAATGTACTTGTTAAAAACAATAAATACGGAAGCAAAAACACGTGGTGCAAAATGGTTAGAGCTTGTATTATTTAATCTTGTTGTAGTAGTGGGATTTATTTTAATATCCACATTTTGCCGTTTGTTTTTCAGCTCTCAAGTGATTGAGTTTGCGAATAAAAAAGGACAAATTATTAGTGCTACATATACATTGCCTATAATTATCTCAAATAAAGCAGAGGTAGGCTTGTTTGCGTTATCTGCAAGTGTTGATGCACAAAAATTAAATACAATTATATGGTCTTATTTAGTAGGGGGCTTGCTCTATTTAATTATTCGACTAACGATGCGCAAAGCACTTTGTGAGATACTGAAGCCATTTATATCACGTATTGATTTGAGATTACTTGATGAAATTTCTCATCGTTCAATTTTAATTGGTTTTCCTTTATTCTCATTAGGCGGTTTGTTTTTTGCCATGATTTGGGCACAAATTGCTTGGGGCAGATATTGGGGCTGGGACCCGAAAGAGGTATGGGCATTGATTACATGGTTATTTTATGCAGCCTTACTGCATCTTCGCTTAACAAAAGAATGGGAAGGGGAGCGGACAGCATGGCTGGCGATTATCGGCTTTGGGCTTATCGTATTTAATCAGGTGTTCGTTAATTTAGTAATAGCAGGGTTACATTCTTATGCCTAA
- a CDS encoding GntR family transcriptional regulator, protein MNHLFDKDKPIYQQIREKIEDQIVNGQLLEEEQAPSTNQLVSFYKINHATVSKGINQLVEEGILYKKRGIGMFVAAEAREKLMKKRKEAFVDQYVVALIQEANKLEISEQEIIELIKQVKERESE, encoded by the coding sequence TTGAATCATCTATTTGATAAAGATAAACCGATTTACCAACAAATTCGTGAAAAAATTGAGGACCAAATTGTCAATGGTCAGCTACTAGAAGAAGAACAAGCACCTTCCACAAATCAGCTTGTTAGCTTTTACAAAATTAATCATGCGACCGTTTCAAAGGGAATTAATCAATTGGTGGAGGAAGGCATTCTTTATAAAAAGCGCGGAATCGGCATGTTTGTTGCAGCAGAAGCGAGGGAGAAGCTAATGAAAAAAAGAAAAGAAGCATTTGTTGACCAGTACGTGGTGGCTCTTATCCAAGAGGCAAATAAGCTTGAAATAAGTGAGCAGGAAATTATTGAGTTAATCAAACAAGTGAAGGAGCGTGAAAGCGAATGA
- a CDS encoding 50S ribosomal protein L25/general stress protein Ctc codes for MSTALSTNKRTKGQHSTLTQLRQQGAIPGVVYGYQVESTPISIDAKQFAKALSENGSNGIFQLELESKKVNAVLSEIQRDALKGFVKHVDFQVINMSEDLEVSIPVAITGNAVGVSEGGLLLQPIRDITIKVKPNAIPETIEVDVTDLAIGSSLTVGDIRTQHEYDILNQDEEVLVTVSPPTVEEEATETEEEAVEPEEA; via the coding sequence ATGAGTACAGCTTTATCTACTAATAAACGCACAAAGGGGCAGCATTCAACACTTACACAGTTGCGCCAGCAAGGGGCAATCCCGGGAGTAGTGTATGGCTATCAAGTTGAGTCTACACCAATTTCAATTGATGCAAAACAATTTGCAAAAGCATTATCAGAAAACGGAAGCAATGGCATATTTCAGCTTGAACTAGAGAGCAAAAAAGTGAATGCCGTTTTATCGGAAATACAGCGCGATGCTTTAAAAGGCTTTGTTAAACATGTAGACTTCCAAGTAATCAACATGTCAGAGGATTTGGAAGTAAGTATACCAGTAGCTATTACAGGTAACGCTGTTGGTGTTTCAGAAGGCGGGCTACTGCTACAGCCGATTCGTGATATTACAATTAAAGTTAAGCCAAATGCCATACCTGAAACGATTGAAGTAGATGTGACGGATTTGGCTATAGGTTCCTCGTTGACTGTTGGCGATATTCGTACACAGCATGAGTATGATATTTTGAATCAAGATGAAGAAGTATTAGTTACTGTTTCACCACCAACTGTTGAGGAAGAAGCAACTGAAACAGAAGAAGAAGCAGTAGAGCCGGAAGAGGCTTAA